A region from the Candidatus Omnitrophota bacterium genome encodes:
- a CDS encoding glycosyltransferase family 39 protein, with protein sequence MNKILSLLFRPKFALCLLLALHGSLMASFYEPACAGADANGYLAQAQYIVNLGSSAYRAESSLQFSGPHWRTLGDGRIISRYPPGLPLLLSPLYWLGGPPWMLAFNPLLTTLTLAGLFALVRLWADELWAVLAVAVMAVNPVANVWTFQSDAHPAIAFFLVWGLFFLALWSKSDKPGWIFLVGLLLGMIPALHYAEAVFAPAIALFVLMHWKNERRFYAAFLLAILGALIPAALMGWHNCLVFGSVLITGYESSGNFSLFGWKYFFQKALYYPLLATFAGLGPFFPLGLWGMFQMARSSEARKEGILLLGLALPLMILYMAYFFPDPSLRFLMPTFYLYAAAAARLGMQYSTRQWKYGKKIVIALMVLNTIAGLAMTILFLLPQKHMHKQLANITSAIEERVEADAIVIAPMIVNQYLESFGKWKLAEESYFTGKSPIPEAPPSGEQGPGPGLDLEAMHSLFSFDEKAKNMEHYRNESGKGLSEVLLRDLDRWAANKHSIYWIGDKDAILALIPENDRANIVCEIDIGIHPPPGAPRREPREARGADPQRRRDRGPGMVGPLGMLPGMAGGGQAAIVKWERSQSGE encoded by the coding sequence ATGAATAAAATTCTCTCCCTCTTGTTTAGGCCGAAATTCGCTCTTTGTTTATTGCTGGCGCTTCACGGCTCTTTGATGGCGTCTTTTTACGAACCGGCTTGCGCGGGGGCGGACGCTAACGGTTATTTGGCGCAGGCTCAGTATATCGTCAATCTCGGCAGCTCCGCCTATCGCGCCGAGTCTTCCTTGCAATTTTCCGGGCCGCACTGGCGAACGCTCGGCGACGGCAGGATCATAAGCCGCTACCCGCCGGGGCTTCCCTTGCTGCTGTCGCCTCTCTATTGGTTGGGCGGGCCGCCGTGGATGCTCGCGTTCAACCCTTTGCTTACGACGTTGACGTTGGCGGGATTGTTTGCCTTGGTCAGACTGTGGGCGGACGAATTATGGGCGGTTTTGGCGGTTGCGGTTATGGCCGTTAATCCGGTGGCCAATGTCTGGACGTTTCAAAGCGATGCGCATCCGGCCATCGCTTTTTTCCTGGTTTGGGGTTTGTTCTTTTTGGCGCTATGGTCGAAGAGCGATAAGCCCGGCTGGATTTTTCTGGTGGGTTTGCTGTTGGGGATGATTCCCGCGCTGCATTACGCCGAGGCCGTCTTCGCCCCTGCCATCGCTCTATTTGTTTTGATGCATTGGAAGAACGAGCGCCGATTTTACGCGGCGTTTTTGTTAGCTATTTTGGGAGCCTTGATCCCGGCTGCGTTGATGGGATGGCATAATTGCCTGGTTTTCGGTTCGGTTTTGATAACGGGCTACGAATCGTCGGGAAATTTCTCGTTATTTGGGTGGAAATATTTTTTCCAGAAAGCGCTTTACTATCCTCTTCTCGCCACATTCGCGGGATTGGGGCCTTTCTTTCCGCTTGGGCTTTGGGGCATGTTTCAGATGGCGCGGTCCAGCGAAGCGAGAAAGGAAGGGATATTGCTGCTTGGCCTGGCTCTGCCTCTGATGATTCTTTACATGGCTTATTTCTTTCCCGATCCGTCGCTGCGCTTCCTGATGCCGACGTTTTACCTTTATGCAGCGGCGGCGGCGCGGCTGGGCATGCAATACTCTACCCGCCAGTGGAAATATGGAAAGAAAATCGTCATCGCGCTGATGGTATTGAATACGATCGCCGGCTTGGCCATGACCATCTTGTTTTTACTGCCGCAAAAGCATATGCATAAACAACTAGCCAACATTACAAGCGCCATCGAAGAACGCGTCGAAGCGGATGCGATCGTCATCGCGCCGATGATCGTCAATCAATATTTGGAATCGTTCGGAAAATGGAAATTGGCCGAGGAAAGTTATTTCACGGGAAAATCTCCCATACCGGAAGCGCCGCCGAGCGGCGAACAAGGACCGGGGCCGGGTCTCGATCTCGAAGCTATGCACAGCCTTTTTTCGTTCGATGAAAAAGCGAAAAATATGGAGCATTATCGAAACGAATCGGGAAAGGGATTGTCGGAAGTCTTGTTGCGCGATTTGGATCGATGGGCGGCTAACAAGCATTCCATTTATTGGATCGGCGATAAGGATGCGATCCTGGCGCTCATTCCTGAAAACGATCGCGCCAACATCGTCTGCGAAATCGATATAGGAATCCATCCTCCTCCCGGCGCGCCGAGAAGGGAGCCGAGAGAAGCGCGTGGCGCCGATCCACAGAGAAGGAGAGACCGGGGACCGGGAATGGTCGGGCCTTTAGGAATGCTGCCGGGAATGGCGGGCGGCGGCCAAGCGGCGATCGTGAAGTGGGAGAGAAGCCAATCCGGCGAATAG
- a CDS encoding helix-turn-helix transcriptional regulator, with the protein MSDDLEIVRGSGNVWRDFNYPDADIRQAKSVVAAQIIRILEDKKLSTREAARRTGFAAADFSRIRNADFGRFTLDRLIRILLSLDRELEVELAIQPRTITNQLPSHAYGD; encoded by the coding sequence ATGAGCGATGACTTGGAAATAGTGCGCGGCAGCGGAAATGTATGGCGGGATTTTAACTATCCTGACGCCGACATACGGCAAGCGAAAAGCGTTGTTGCCGCCCAGATTATTCGTATTCTGGAAGATAAAAAATTATCCACGCGCGAAGCCGCGCGGCGTACGGGTTTCGCGGCGGCGGATTTCTCCCGCATCCGCAATGCGGATTTCGGGCGCTTTACATTGGATCGTCTTATTCGCATACTCCTTTCTCTAGACAGGGAATTGGAAGTGGAACTCGCCATCCAGCCGAGGACGATAACCAACCAACTTCCATCGCATGCGTACGGAGATTAG
- a CDS encoding cytosine permease, with product MANSNNYPLPDYLRSAKPNPQENRAPWYTNTAPSYAGIFLWIAFYDQLAGGTLNVGGITAAVIGLVVAAFLAFLLFYLAPALWGMKTGYPLYIIGSSTFGDKGGYFLPGLFMGVLQVGWYSVGTYFATQFILNCIYGAAAAPGPKTITFIIAGIVWGYAFAIIGLKGIQYVAKISTYFPIVPTLMLLYALFCGAKGISQFDLSSIDYSKIAADAKKGVENPTFMLGILMMIQLVIGFTATAGAAGADFGMNNRNKKDVFMGGLVGIAGAIIFCGVLPILTIAGLMALTPDMAYATENAWTFSQAIGSLAGGRLMFLLFAIASMAPACFCSFIIANSFSTMIPSVSRAAWTMGGATIGIILAVTGAAGQLGAFFGLIGACFGPVCGAMTADYILCGGIWPGPRKGINLAGYIAVIVGFIVGIIPSLPAGSMLVLGIPPIMLSIPIMGTIAPAALYSYIVGFIVYLFLALSGLQPEAISMNQEK from the coding sequence ATGGCCAATTCAAACAATTATCCATTACCGGATTACTTGCGTTCGGCCAAGCCGAATCCGCAAGAGAATAGGGCGCCTTGGTACACTAACACGGCGCCTTCCTACGCGGGGATTTTTTTATGGATCGCCTTCTACGATCAGTTGGCGGGCGGAACGTTGAACGTCGGCGGCATTACGGCGGCGGTCATCGGATTAGTTGTTGCGGCGTTTTTGGCGTTTCTCTTGTTTTACCTGGCGCCCGCTCTTTGGGGCATGAAAACCGGCTATCCGTTGTACATCATCGGCTCCTCCACCTTCGGCGATAAGGGCGGCTATTTTCTGCCCGGCCTTTTTATGGGAGTTCTCCAAGTTGGTTGGTACAGCGTCGGCACCTACTTCGCCACGCAATTCATTCTGAACTGCATTTACGGCGCGGCGGCGGCTCCTGGTCCCAAGACGATCACATTCATCATCGCAGGCATCGTTTGGGGCTACGCTTTCGCCATCATCGGCTTGAAAGGGATTCAGTACGTCGCGAAAATATCGACCTATTTCCCCATCGTACCTACGCTCATGCTGCTTTACGCCTTGTTCTGCGGCGCGAAAGGCATCTCGCAGTTCGATCTTTCCAGCATCGATTATTCCAAGATCGCCGCTGACGCCAAAAAGGGAGTGGAAAATCCCACATTCATGCTGGGCATTCTAATGATGATCCAGTTGGTTATCGGCTTCACCGCCACGGCGGGCGCCGCCGGAGCCGATTTCGGCATGAATAATCGTAATAAAAAAGATGTTTTCATGGGCGGCCTCGTCGGCATTGCTGGCGCCATTATCTTCTGCGGCGTGCTTCCCATTCTCACCATCGCCGGTTTGATGGCGTTGACGCCCGATATGGCTTATGCCACCGAAAACGCTTGGACTTTCAGCCAAGCCATCGGCAGCCTCGCGGGCGGACGCCTTATGTTCCTTCTCTTCGCCATCGCCTCTATGGCGCCGGCGTGTTTCTGCTCCTTCATCATCGCCAACAGCTTCTCCACCATGATCCCCAGCGTCTCGCGCGCGGCCTGGACCATGGGCGGAGCGACCATCGGCATCATCCTCGCCGTAACCGGCGCGGCGGGACAATTGGGAGCGTTCTTCGGCCTGATCGGCGCCTGCTTCGGACCCGTTTGCGGCGCTATGACGGCGGACTACATCCTCTGTGGCGGCATTTGGCCCGGCCCCAGAAAGGGAATCAATCTAGCAGGTTATATAGCCGTTATTGTCGGATTCATCGTAGGCATTATACCAAGTTTACCAGCGGGAAGTATGCTTGTGCTTGGTATTCCACCAATTATGTTGTCTATACCTATTATGGGTACTATTGCTCCTGCTGCACTTTACTCCTACATCGTCGGTTTCATTGTTTACTTATTTTTAGCTTTATCGGGATTACAACCCGAAGCGATTTCGATGAATCAGGAAAAATAA
- the mqnC gene encoding cyclic dehypoxanthinyl futalosine synthase — MTEANRRLAFEEAIELFRSDDWLQLGERAHRMRLQLAPPDAVTYVVDRNINYTNICAAHCDFCAFARPIKDEEGYVLTMDEMYQKIGELVRVGGTQVLLQGGLHPKLPLSFYCEMLREIKKRFDVDLHAFSAPEIVHFSKITKTPIAAILSELRQAGLNSIPGGGAEILSDRVRKAITRGKCLTAEWLAAHEEAHKLGMRTTATMMFGHIETIEERVEHLEHIRRLQDRTGGFTAFIPWTFQGRHTRMEEVSESGAVDYLKTLAISRLYLDNVANLQASFITQGKQVGQMALFFGANDMGGAMMEENVVAATGVHNCSNENELRKLIEDAGFIPRKRNTLYQILN; from the coding sequence ATGACGGAAGCCAATCGGCGCCTCGCTTTCGAAGAGGCGATTGAACTCTTCCGTTCCGACGACTGGCTGCAGCTCGGCGAACGGGCGCATCGAATGCGCTTGCAGCTCGCGCCTCCCGACGCCGTAACCTACGTCGTCGACCGCAATATCAATTACACCAACATCTGCGCCGCCCATTGCGATTTCTGCGCCTTCGCCCGTCCGATCAAGGACGAGGAAGGCTATGTTCTGACTATGGACGAGATGTATCAGAAAATCGGCGAACTGGTCCGCGTTGGAGGAACTCAGGTTTTATTGCAAGGAGGATTGCATCCTAAATTGCCCCTCTCTTTTTATTGCGAAATGCTGCGTGAAATCAAAAAGCGCTTCGATGTGGATCTGCACGCCTTTTCCGCCCCGGAGATCGTCCATTTTTCCAAAATTACGAAAACGCCGATCGCCGCCATCCTTTCGGAATTGCGGCAAGCGGGTTTGAATTCCATTCCCGGCGGCGGGGCCGAAATACTCAGCGACCGCGTGCGCAAAGCGATCACGCGCGGCAAATGCCTGACCGCCGAATGGCTCGCCGCGCATGAAGAAGCTCACAAGCTGGGAATGCGCACTACTGCTACCATGATGTTCGGCCATATCGAAACCATCGAAGAGCGCGTCGAACACTTGGAGCATATCCGGCGGCTGCAAGATCGCACCGGCGGCTTCACCGCCTTCATTCCTTGGACTTTCCAAGGACGGCATACCCGCATGGAAGAAGTTTCCGAATCGGGCGCAGTGGATTACCTTAAAACTTTAGCTATCTCCCGCCTCTATTTGGACAATGTCGCCAACCTGCAAGCCTCGTTTATCACCCAGGGTAAGCAGGTGGGGCAAATGGCTTTATTTTTCGGCGCCAACGACATGGGCGGGGCGATGATGGAAGAAAACGTCGTTGCCGCCACCGGCGTCCACAATTGCAGTAACGAAAACGAATTGCGCAAACTCATCGAAGACGCCGGATTCATCCCCCGCAAACGCAACACGCTTTACCAGATATTGAACTAA